One genomic window of Caenorhabditis elegans chromosome I includes the following:
- the inx-20 gene encoding Innexin (Partially confirmed by transcript evidence) has translation MDAQALPQHSASSNKTGGSPGARVPRMVFAEIVGTLSFLQPQADDDIFDRLHYYYTTTFLLLTAVLISLKMFGGRPIECWLPAEYKSSWEDYTEMYCWARNTYVTAFEDDNLPEVVNREYTMVSYYQWVPFFLVYVAFSFYAPCLIWRLFYDKSGIRLKDIMGFANDKANVVPTQRTANIRGLSAHLSSVFKHRFRIGEKHPYHHKVFRIFNVRYYESYLTYLYLAIKCLFLMNVLTQMYFMSRFLELDSHRYYGYGIFYDLIMGKGWKESSNFPVVTYCDMQIRILGHVQRHTVQCVLVINIFTEKIFFILWLWYTMLSLISFGSILSWIFASIPFNQRRQFIARRLELADVNFEKSRFKQELDEFVRDYIKIDGIFVLRMITIHSGILMCTDIVDTMWDQFLQESGHATIREILEDKSYGDDYDRSASAGGLSIEPSLRRKTSVLVPLMSREDLHLDQSPTTPAPQFLRPPSSRMASAANV, from the exons ATGGACGCTCAAGCACTTCCCCAACATTCCGCTTCTTCTAATAAGACGGGTGGTTCACCTGGTGCACGTGTTCCAAG aatggttTTCGCTGAAATAGTGGGAACTCTCTCATTCCTCCAACCACAAGCAGATGATGACATATTTGACAGATTACACTACTATTATACAACAACATTTTTGCTTTTAACTGCT gttTTAATATCACTTAAAATGTTCGGAGGACGACCTATTGAATGCTGGCTTCCCGCAGAATACAAGAGTAGTTGGGAAGATTATACAG AAATGTACTGCTGGGCTCGGAACACATACGTTACTGCTTTTGAGGACGATAATCTTCCTGAAGTTGTTAACAGGGAGTATACCATG GTATCATATTATCAATGGGTGCCCTTCTTCCTTGTCTACGTGGCTTTCAGCTTCTATGCGCCATGCTTAATATGGCGACTTTTCTATGACAAATCAGGAATTCGACTCAAAGATATTATGGGATTTGCAAACGACAAAGCAAATGTGGTTCCAACTCAACGAACTGCAAATATTCGTGGACTTTCAGCTCATTTGTCATCCGTTTTTAAACATCGATTCAGAATTGGAGAGAAGCATCCCTACCATCATAA ggtattccgaattttcaacGTTCGCTACTACGAATCATATCTGACCTACTTGTATCTAGCAATAAAATGCTTATTTCTGATGAATGTGCTGACTCAG ATGTATTTCATGAGCAGATTCTTGGAACTTGACTCTCATCGATATTACGGTTATGgaatattttatgatttgaTAATGGGAAAAGGATGGAAAGAATCTTCAAATTTCCCCGTCGTAACATATTGTGATATGCAGATTAGAATACTTGGACATGTACAACGACATACTGTCCAGTGTGTTCTtgttatcaatatttttacagaaaag atatttttcattctatGGCTCTGGTACACCATGTTATCTCTAATTTCCTTTGGATCCATACTCTCATGGATTTTTGCATCAATTCCATTTAATCAACGAAGACAATTTATTGCTAGAAGACTAGAATTGGCTGAtgttaatttcgaaaaaagccGATTCAAACAAGAACTTGATGAG tttGTTCGTGACTatataaaaatcgatggaatTTTCGTGTTACGAATGATTACAATACATTCTGGTATTCTTATGTGTACGGATATTGTTGATACAATGTGGGATCAGTTTTTACAAGAATCAG GACATGCAACAATCAGAGAGATTTTGGAAGATAAAAGTTACGGTGACGACTATGATAGATCTGCTTCTGCTGGTGGTTTATCTATTGAACCAA GTCTGCGACGGAAAACATCAGTTTTGGTTCCTCTCATGAGTCGAGAAGATTTACATTTGGATCAATCTCCAACTACACCAGCTCCTCAATTCCTTCGACCTCCAAGCAGCCGAATGGCTTCAGCTGCGAATgtataa
- the inx-20 gene encoding Innexin (Confirmed by transcript evidence): MPRPPPPPPRPMVFAEIVGTLSFLQPQADDDIFDRLHYYYTTTFLLLTAVLISLKMFGGRPIECWLPAEYKSSWEDYTEMYCWARNTYVTAFEDDNLPEVVNREYTMVSYYQWVPFFLVYVAFSFYAPCLIWRLFYDKSGIRLKDIMGFANDKANVVPTQRTANIRGLSAHLSSVFKHRFRIGEKHPYHHKVFRIFNVRYYESYLTYLYLAIKCLFLMNVLTQMYFMSRFLELDSHRYYGYGIFYDLIMGKGWKESSNFPVVTYCDMQIRILGHVQRHTVQCVLVINIFTEKIFFILWLWYTMLSLISFGSILSWIFASIPFNQRRQFIARRLELADVNFEKSRFKQELDEFVRDYIKIDGIFVLRMITIHSGILMCTDIVDTMWDQFLQESGHATIREILEDKSYGDDYDRSASAGGLSIEPSLRRKTSVLVPLMSREDLHLDQSPTTPAPQFLRPPSSRMASAANV; the protein is encoded by the exons aatggttTTCGCTGAAATAGTGGGAACTCTCTCATTCCTCCAACCACAAGCAGATGATGACATATTTGACAGATTACACTACTATTATACAACAACATTTTTGCTTTTAACTGCT gttTTAATATCACTTAAAATGTTCGGAGGACGACCTATTGAATGCTGGCTTCCCGCAGAATACAAGAGTAGTTGGGAAGATTATACAG AAATGTACTGCTGGGCTCGGAACACATACGTTACTGCTTTTGAGGACGATAATCTTCCTGAAGTTGTTAACAGGGAGTATACCATG GTATCATATTATCAATGGGTGCCCTTCTTCCTTGTCTACGTGGCTTTCAGCTTCTATGCGCCATGCTTAATATGGCGACTTTTCTATGACAAATCAGGAATTCGACTCAAAGATATTATGGGATTTGCAAACGACAAAGCAAATGTGGTTCCAACTCAACGAACTGCAAATATTCGTGGACTTTCAGCTCATTTGTCATCCGTTTTTAAACATCGATTCAGAATTGGAGAGAAGCATCCCTACCATCATAA ggtattccgaattttcaacGTTCGCTACTACGAATCATATCTGACCTACTTGTATCTAGCAATAAAATGCTTATTTCTGATGAATGTGCTGACTCAG ATGTATTTCATGAGCAGATTCTTGGAACTTGACTCTCATCGATATTACGGTTATGgaatattttatgatttgaTAATGGGAAAAGGATGGAAAGAATCTTCAAATTTCCCCGTCGTAACATATTGTGATATGCAGATTAGAATACTTGGACATGTACAACGACATACTGTCCAGTGTGTTCTtgttatcaatatttttacagaaaag atatttttcattctatGGCTCTGGTACACCATGTTATCTCTAATTTCCTTTGGATCCATACTCTCATGGATTTTTGCATCAATTCCATTTAATCAACGAAGACAATTTATTGCTAGAAGACTAGAATTGGCTGAtgttaatttcgaaaaaagccGATTCAAACAAGAACTTGATGAG tttGTTCGTGACTatataaaaatcgatggaatTTTCGTGTTACGAATGATTACAATACATTCTGGTATTCTTATGTGTACGGATATTGTTGATACAATGTGGGATCAGTTTTTACAAGAATCAG GACATGCAACAATCAGAGAGATTTTGGAAGATAAAAGTTACGGTGACGACTATGATAGATCTGCTTCTGCTGGTGGTTTATCTATTGAACCAA GTCTGCGACGGAAAACATCAGTTTTGGTTCCTCTCATGAGTCGAGAAGATTTACATTTGGATCAATCTCCAACTACACCAGCTCCTCAATTCCTTCGACCTCCAAGCAGCCGAATGGCTTCAGCTGCGAATgtataa
- the inx-20 gene encoding Innexin (Confirmed by transcript evidence), with translation MVFAEIVGTLSFLQPQADDDIFDRLHYYYTTTFLLLTAVLISLKMFGGRPIECWLPAEYKSSWEDYTEMYCWARNTYVTAFEDDNLPEVVNREYTMVSYYQWVPFFLVYVAFSFYAPCLIWRLFYDKSGIRLKDIMGFANDKANVVPTQRTANIRGLSAHLSSVFKHRFRIGEKHPYHHKVFRIFNVRYYESYLTYLYLAIKCLFLMNVLTQMYFMSRFLELDSHRYYGYGIFYDLIMGKGWKESSNFPVVTYCDMQIRILGHVQRHTVQCVLVINIFTEKIFFILWLWYTMLSLISFGSILSWIFASIPFNQRRQFIARRLELADVNFEKSRFKQELDEFVRDYIKIDGIFVLRMITIHSGILMCTDIVDTMWDQFLQESGHATIREILEDKSYGDDYDRSASAGGLSIEPSLRRKTSVLVPLMSREDLHLDQSPTTPAPQFLRPPSSRMASAANV, from the exons atggttTTCGCTGAAATAGTGGGAACTCTCTCATTCCTCCAACCACAAGCAGATGATGACATATTTGACAGATTACACTACTATTATACAACAACATTTTTGCTTTTAACTGCT gttTTAATATCACTTAAAATGTTCGGAGGACGACCTATTGAATGCTGGCTTCCCGCAGAATACAAGAGTAGTTGGGAAGATTATACAG AAATGTACTGCTGGGCTCGGAACACATACGTTACTGCTTTTGAGGACGATAATCTTCCTGAAGTTGTTAACAGGGAGTATACCATG GTATCATATTATCAATGGGTGCCCTTCTTCCTTGTCTACGTGGCTTTCAGCTTCTATGCGCCATGCTTAATATGGCGACTTTTCTATGACAAATCAGGAATTCGACTCAAAGATATTATGGGATTTGCAAACGACAAAGCAAATGTGGTTCCAACTCAACGAACTGCAAATATTCGTGGACTTTCAGCTCATTTGTCATCCGTTTTTAAACATCGATTCAGAATTGGAGAGAAGCATCCCTACCATCATAA ggtattccgaattttcaacGTTCGCTACTACGAATCATATCTGACCTACTTGTATCTAGCAATAAAATGCTTATTTCTGATGAATGTGCTGACTCAG ATGTATTTCATGAGCAGATTCTTGGAACTTGACTCTCATCGATATTACGGTTATGgaatattttatgatttgaTAATGGGAAAAGGATGGAAAGAATCTTCAAATTTCCCCGTCGTAACATATTGTGATATGCAGATTAGAATACTTGGACATGTACAACGACATACTGTCCAGTGTGTTCTtgttatcaatatttttacagaaaag atatttttcattctatGGCTCTGGTACACCATGTTATCTCTAATTTCCTTTGGATCCATACTCTCATGGATTTTTGCATCAATTCCATTTAATCAACGAAGACAATTTATTGCTAGAAGACTAGAATTGGCTGAtgttaatttcgaaaaaagccGATTCAAACAAGAACTTGATGAG tttGTTCGTGACTatataaaaatcgatggaatTTTCGTGTTACGAATGATTACAATACATTCTGGTATTCTTATGTGTACGGATATTGTTGATACAATGTGGGATCAGTTTTTACAAGAATCAG GACATGCAACAATCAGAGAGATTTTGGAAGATAAAAGTTACGGTGACGACTATGATAGATCTGCTTCTGCTGGTGGTTTATCTATTGAACCAA GTCTGCGACGGAAAACATCAGTTTTGGTTCCTCTCATGAGTCGAGAAGATTTACATTTGGATCAATCTCCAACTACACCAGCTCCTCAATTCCTTCGACCTCCAAGCAGCCGAATGGCTTCAGCTGCGAATgtataa
- the nhr-69 gene encoding Nuclear hormone receptor family member nhr-69 (Confirmed by transcript evidence), with protein MVEEICHICNDKSTGKHYGAISCDGCKGFFRRSIRKRYHYQCRFEQNCDVTKNKRNACRACRLQKCVKAGMKSNAIQNERDAIGKRKKTTGAEKEDLIDQLVAAETLCQQLRSSVIKNTSSLAPYDCGKVKWNYEDARAATLDDIGKSIHQQLVLFIEWAKSLPQFSFLAQADQAALLKGGAASIIVLGVAYRSICLTVENTICLANDTLLPKEHATQVGDINCVVGRIIDEIVNPMRRLNMDLIEYVALKAILFFNPVVREINDQSPVENARYAFLRSLQRRCTDKALENMEDESMDCRSGKLLLLLPSLQAIAQQLVEDVQLARLFGLVNVDSLMEELILNDMKPSDPQILQTSLASPVNSSVKAEVELEE; from the exons ATGGTCGAAGAAATATGTCATATTTGCAACGACAAATCAACTGGTAAACACTACGGGGCAATCAGTTGTGATGGATGTAAAGGATTCTTTCGACGAAGTATTCGCAAACGATATCATTATCAATGCagatttgaacaaaattgtgATGTTACCAAAA ATAAACGGAACGCATGTCGAGCATGTAGActtcaaaaatgtgtaaaagCGGGAATGAAGAGTAATG CAATTCAAAATGAACGGGATGCAAttggaaaacggaaaaagaCTACGGGAgctgaaaaagaagatttGATAGATCAACTTGTTGCCGCAGAAACATTATGTCAGCAATTAAGGTCCAGTGTAATCAAGAATACATCTTCACTT GCACCATACGACTGTGGAAAAGTTAAATGGAATTATGAAGATGCGAGAGCTGCCACATTGGATGATATTGGAAAATCGATTCATCAACAATTGGTTCTTTTTATCGAATGGGCGAAGTCATTACCTCAATTCTCGTTTTTGGCTCAAGCAGATCag GCAGCTCTTCTCAAAGGCGGTGCCGCGTCAATAATTGTACTTGGAGTAGCATATCGATCGATTTGTCTGACagttgaaaatacaatttgcCTTGCAAATGACACACTTCTTCCAAAAGAACATGCAACACAAGTGGGAGATATCAA TTGTGTCGTCGGACGAATTATTGATGAAATTGTGAATCCAATGAGGAGGTTAAATATGGATTTAATTGAATATGTTGCACTGAAAGCTATTCTGTTTTTCAATCCAGTCGTCAGAGAAATCAACGATCAGAGTCCGGTGGAGAACGCCCGATATGCTTTTTTGAGGTCATTGCAGAGAAG GTGTACTGACAAGGCACTTGAAAATATGGAAGACGAATCAATGGATTGCAGAAGTGGAAAGCTTTTGTTATTACTTCCATCACTTCAGGCTATTGCTCAACAATTG GTAGAAGATGTCCAACTTGCTCGTTTGTTCGGTCTCGTGAATGTCGATTCGTTAATGGAAGAACTTATTCTAAATGATATGAAACCTTCAGATCCAcag atattACAAACGAGTCTGGCATCACCGGTGAACTCGTCCGTTAAAGCAGAAGTTGAATTGGAAGAatag
- the nas-5 gene encoding Zinc metalloproteinase nas-5 (Confirmed by transcript evidence) codes for MDIKQLLLSIILTVSVVNGRGRRINIYGAENGKSDIVQLRGPAEQLVYSSPIRERRPIFRNALLSNSPLRWSKMQDLDGNYLIPYVISGNYDTVERDTIKTAMEKIANNTCIRLIPRTNQPDYAEINNKKGQGCYASIGRFPGKNVVMLESNDDQSCIQEDTVIHELFHVIGLWHEHMRADRDAFINVLYKNIEPAQYPQFEKLSSRDATTYSVPYDYNSVMHYDENAFAKPGKISMMTKDSKFQKVIGHPKDASSNDYKKVCAIYHCSKCMHQDFQQIVEQEHIELNNPIITNAPVQQGDSCTDRLGICPMLKSREMLNCKVMATFCCSSCSAPTSTTTTTSGTPSDGSLWQRIKSIFQ; via the exons ATGGACATCAAACAGTTATTGTTAAGCATTATTTTGACTGTTTCGGTGGTCAATGGACGG GGTCGACGGATCAATATATATGGtgctgaaaatgggaaaagcgATATAGTTCAACTACGGGGGCCTGCAGAGCAACTAGTTTATAGTTCACCAATACGGGAAAG gAGGCCCATATTTCGAAATGCTCTTCTATCAAACTCACCTTTACGATGGAGCAAAATGCAGGATTTGGATGGAAATTATCTAATTCCATATGTTATATCGGGCAATTATg ATACTGTCGAAAGAGATACAATCAAAACTGCAATGGAAAAGATTGCAAATAATACATGTATTCGATTAATTCCGCGCACGAATCAACCTGATTATGCAGAAATTAATAACAAAAAGGGTCAAgg ATGTTATGCAAGTATTGGTAGATTTCCTGGAAAGAATGTTGTGATGTTGGAGAGCAATGATGATCAATC atgcatTCAAGAAGATACAGTAATCCATGAGTTATTTCACGTTATTGGCCTGTGGCATGAACATATGAGAGCTGATAGAGATGCTTTTATTAATGTTctctataaaaatattgagcCTG CACAATATCCTCAATTTGAGAAGTTGTCATCTCGTGATGCAACTACTTACAGTGTTCCATATGATTATAATTCTGTAATGCATTATGATGAGAATGCTTTTGCAAAACCAGGAAAGATTAGTATGATGACAAaggattcaaaatttcag aaagttattGGTCACCCCAAAGATGCTTCTAGCAATGACTATAAGAAAGTGTGTGCAATCTATCATTGTTCCAAATGTATGCATCAAGATTTCCAACAAATTGTTGAGCAAGAACATATTGAGTTGAATAATCCAATTATTACAAATGCACCTGTACAACAAGGAGATTCGTGTACAGATCGGTTAGGAATATGTCCAATGTTGAAATCAAGAGAAATGCTTAATTGTAAAGTAATGGCTACATTTTGTTGTTCTTCATGTTCTGCACCAACATCTACAACAACTACAACATCTGGAACTCCATCCGATGGATCACTTTGGCAAAGAatcaaatcgatttttcaataa
- the oct-1 gene encoding Organic cation transporter 1 (Confirmed by transcript evidence) → MSATKPPDFDFVLEQVGNYGTYQIVFFFIICLPTSLPSAFSAFNIPFVVGNPPHTCHIPEGKEYLRPLTNDTQILSCKQYNETQINVFRAFTSAPVDTYSDRISLVPCQNGWDYDNSTYLDSLVTEFNLVCDQQAWIEISTTSFYVGSFIGNCLFGYVADKFGRRRSFFVILTVLIVCGTASSFAKDIESFIILRFFTGLAFPALFQIPFIICMEFMGNSGRIFSGLMTSLFFGAAMALLGVVAMFIRRWRQLTFFCNAPFAFYIIYYFFLPESPRWSVSVGKWADAKKQLKKIAKMNGKSNVDVDELVDSMKNHQNAAEEKETKRSHNVTDLFKTPNLRRKTLIVTYIWVMNAIIYNGLTLNVSNLPVDDYWSFIINGAVELPGYFVVWPLLQCAGRRWTLAATMIVCGIGCVSAMFMPDGYPWLVASASFIGKFGVGSGFAVIYIFAGELYPTVVRAIGMGMSSMVAGSGLLLAPHIVNLGKIVKILPLLIMGLMALSAGILTFFLPETLGAPLPMTIEDAENFGKKPEPDSGMFTQAAKKRESQPLLEPHTPMDRRRRSSRLMNI, encoded by the exons ATGTCTGCAACTAAACCTCCAGATTTTGATTTCGTTCTAGAACAG GTTGGCAACTATGGTACTTATCAGattgttttcttctttataATTTGCCTTCCAACTAGTTTACCATCAGCATTCTCGG caTTCAACATTCCATTTGTTGTTGGAAATCCACCGCATACATGTCATATTCCTGAAGGAAAAGAATATTTACGACCATTGACTAATGATACT CAAATTCTCTCTTGCAAACAGTACAACGAGACTCAAATAAACGTGTTCCGGGCTTTTACATCAGCTCCAGTCGATACTTACAG cgatCGAATAAGTTTAGTGCCGTGCCAAAATGGATGGGATTATGATAACTCTACATATTTGGATAGCTTGGTGACAGAG ttcaatttGGTGTGTGATCAACAAGCATGGATTGAAATATCAACAACGTCCTTCTATGTCGGAAGTTTTATTGGAAACTGTCTATTTGGATATGTTGCTGATAAATTCGGACGAAGAAgatcattttttgtaattctaaCAGTTTTGATCGTATGTGGAACTGCGAGCTCATTTGCAAAAGATATCGAATCCTTCATTATTCTTCGATTCTTCACTGGTTTGGCATTTCCAGCGTTATTCCAGATTCCTTTTattattt GTATGGAATTTATGGGCAACTCTGGAAGAATATTTTCTGGACTTATGACATCACTTTTCTTTGGAGCAGCTATGGCTTTGCTCGGAGTAGTGGCCATGTTCATCAGAAg atggcGTCAGCTAACATTCTTCTGCAATGCTCCATTTGCATTCTATATAATTTATTACTTCTTCCTCCCAGAATCTCCAAGATGGTCAGTTTCAGTCGGAAAATGGGCTGACGCTAAGAAACAGCTtaagaaaattgcaaagatGAATGGAAAGTCAAATGTTGATGTTGATGAATTAGTGGATAGT atgaaaaaccatcaaaatgctgcagaagaaaaagaaacgaagAGAAGTCACAATGTGACAGATCTTTTTAAAACTCCTAATTTAAgaagaaaaactttgattGTGACCTATATATG GGTAATGAATGCAATTATTTACAATGGATTAACtttgaatgtttcaaatcTTCCAGTTGATGATTATTGGAGTTTTATAATAAATGGAGCAGTTGAATTACCTGGATATTTCGTTGTTTGGCCTCTACTTCAATGTGCGGGTCGTCGTTGGACACTTGCAGCAACAATGATTGTATGTGGTATTGGATGTGTTTCTGCAATGTTTATGCCAGATGGTTATCCATGGCTTGTGGCCAGTGCTTCGTTTataggaaaatttggagttggATCCGGATTCGCTGTTATCTATATATTTGCTGGAGAGCTTTATCCAACTGTTGTTAGAGCAATTGGAATGGGAATGAGTAGCATGGTTGCCGGTTCTGGGCTCTTGTTGGCTCCGCATATTGTTAATTTG gGGAAAATAGTAAAGATATTGCCTCTACTTATCATGGGCCTGATGGCTTTGTCTGCCggtattttgacatttttcctACCCGAAACTCTTGGAGCACCACTGCCAATGACAATTGAGGATGCAGAGAATTTTG gTAAAAAGCCAGAACCAGACAGTGGAATGTTCACACAAGCAGCCAAGAAACGAGAATCTCAACCACTTCTGGAACCCCATACACCAATGGATAGAAGACGGAGAAGTAGTCGACTTATGAATATTTAG
- the oct-1 gene encoding Organic cation transporter 1 (Confirmed by transcript evidence): protein MSFQAMETFAEISQEILMSATKPPDFDFVLEQVGNYGTYQIVFFFIICLPTSLPSAFSAFNIPFVVGNPPHTCHIPEGKEYLRPLTNDTQILSCKQYNETQINVFRAFTSAPVDTYSDRISLVPCQNGWDYDNSTYLDSLVTEFNLVCDQQAWIEISTTSFYVGSFIGNCLFGYVADKFGRRRSFFVILTVLIVCGTASSFAKDIESFIILRFFTGLAFPALFQIPFIICMEFMGNSGRIFSGLMTSLFFGAAMALLGVVAMFIRRWRQLTFFCNAPFAFYIIYYFFLPESPRWSVSVGKWADAKKQLKKIAKMNGKSNVDVDELVDSMKNHQNAAEEKETKRSHNVTDLFKTPNLRRKTLIVTYIWVMNAIIYNGLTLNVSNLPVDDYWSFIINGAVELPGYFVVWPLLQCAGRRWTLAATMIVCGIGCVSAMFMPDGYPWLVASASFIGKFGVGSGFAVIYIFAGELYPTVVRAIGMGMSSMVAGSGLLLAPHIVNLGKIVKILPLLIMGLMALSAGILTFFLPETLGAPLPMTIEDAENFGKKPEPDSGMFTQAAKKRESQPLLEPHTPMDRRRRSSRLMNI, encoded by the exons ATGTCATTCCAGGCAATG GAGACATTTGCTGAGATCAGTCAAGAAATATTGATGTCTGCAACTAAACCTCCAGATTTTGATTTCGTTCTAGAACAG GTTGGCAACTATGGTACTTATCAGattgttttcttctttataATTTGCCTTCCAACTAGTTTACCATCAGCATTCTCGG caTTCAACATTCCATTTGTTGTTGGAAATCCACCGCATACATGTCATATTCCTGAAGGAAAAGAATATTTACGACCATTGACTAATGATACT CAAATTCTCTCTTGCAAACAGTACAACGAGACTCAAATAAACGTGTTCCGGGCTTTTACATCAGCTCCAGTCGATACTTACAG cgatCGAATAAGTTTAGTGCCGTGCCAAAATGGATGGGATTATGATAACTCTACATATTTGGATAGCTTGGTGACAGAG ttcaatttGGTGTGTGATCAACAAGCATGGATTGAAATATCAACAACGTCCTTCTATGTCGGAAGTTTTATTGGAAACTGTCTATTTGGATATGTTGCTGATAAATTCGGACGAAGAAgatcattttttgtaattctaaCAGTTTTGATCGTATGTGGAACTGCGAGCTCATTTGCAAAAGATATCGAATCCTTCATTATTCTTCGATTCTTCACTGGTTTGGCATTTCCAGCGTTATTCCAGATTCCTTTTattattt GTATGGAATTTATGGGCAACTCTGGAAGAATATTTTCTGGACTTATGACATCACTTTTCTTTGGAGCAGCTATGGCTTTGCTCGGAGTAGTGGCCATGTTCATCAGAAg atggcGTCAGCTAACATTCTTCTGCAATGCTCCATTTGCATTCTATATAATTTATTACTTCTTCCTCCCAGAATCTCCAAGATGGTCAGTTTCAGTCGGAAAATGGGCTGACGCTAAGAAACAGCTtaagaaaattgcaaagatGAATGGAAAGTCAAATGTTGATGTTGATGAATTAGTGGATAGT atgaaaaaccatcaaaatgctgcagaagaaaaagaaacgaagAGAAGTCACAATGTGACAGATCTTTTTAAAACTCCTAATTTAAgaagaaaaactttgattGTGACCTATATATG GGTAATGAATGCAATTATTTACAATGGATTAACtttgaatgtttcaaatcTTCCAGTTGATGATTATTGGAGTTTTATAATAAATGGAGCAGTTGAATTACCTGGATATTTCGTTGTTTGGCCTCTACTTCAATGTGCGGGTCGTCGTTGGACACTTGCAGCAACAATGATTGTATGTGGTATTGGATGTGTTTCTGCAATGTTTATGCCAGATGGTTATCCATGGCTTGTGGCCAGTGCTTCGTTTataggaaaatttggagttggATCCGGATTCGCTGTTATCTATATATTTGCTGGAGAGCTTTATCCAACTGTTGTTAGAGCAATTGGAATGGGAATGAGTAGCATGGTTGCCGGTTCTGGGCTCTTGTTGGCTCCGCATATTGTTAATTTG gGGAAAATAGTAAAGATATTGCCTCTACTTATCATGGGCCTGATGGCTTTGTCTGCCggtattttgacatttttcctACCCGAAACTCTTGGAGCACCACTGCCAATGACAATTGAGGATGCAGAGAATTTTG gTAAAAAGCCAGAACCAGACAGTGGAATGTTCACACAAGCAGCCAAGAAACGAGAATCTCAACCACTTCTGGAACCCCATACACCAATGGATAGAAGACGGAGAAGTAGTCGACTTATGAATATTTAG